AAGAACTGATCATCGGAGGCGTGGTCCTGTTGCTATTGATTGCGCTGGTCATTTACTACCTGAAAAGAAAAAAACAGGCACCGCCTCCGGTCACTGTGTCCGCTCCGCCTCCCCTCCCAATACCTCCCGGTGAAAAAGCATTGGTGGCATTGGAACAGCTGGAAGAAGAAAAGCTGTGGCAGAATGATCAACATAAAACCTACCACAGCAAGCTGACCGATATCATACGTATATACCTGGAAGAGCAGTTTGATTTGCATGCCATGGAAATGACATCGGATGAGTTGCTCACGCACATGCGCAGCCTTGCCATCGACGATCAGGCCAAACAAAAGATCCGGCCCGTGTTTCTTCTGGCAGACATGGTGAAGTTCGCTAAACTGAAACCACTCGTATCGGAAAACGAACTAAGTCTGAAGCAAGCCCGGGAATTTGTAATGTCAACACGGCTTGATCTTTTGGAAACCAATCAGGAGGATCAAAACCCATGAAGGATATAACCTTTGCATATCCCTGGGTGTTCCTTGCCCTCCTGCTCATTCCGGTGCTGGTATTTCTGTATTTCAGCAAACTCAGGCATGCCCGTCCTGCACTGATCCTATCTTCATTGCCGTATATCCCACGGGAAAAAGCAGGATTAAGAAGCCGGTTGGTTCATGTTCCGTTTTTTCTCCGGCTTCTCACGCTTGCTGTTATCATCACGGCTTTGGCCAGGCCACAATCCAGTCTCAGTCAGCGAAGCATATCAACGGAAGGAATTGATATTGTTGTTGCCATGGATATTTCCAGCAGTATGTTGGCCAGGGATTTCAAGCCGGATCGCCTGGAGTCATCAAAAAGACTGGCATCGGAATTCATCGAACGAAGACCAAATGACAGGATAGGCCTGGTGGTCTTTGCCGGAGAAAGCTTTACGCAGTGCCCGCTTACAACCGACCATTCAATCCTGATCAATCGCTTTGGCTCTATTCGCGTTGGCCTGCTTCAGGATGGCACTGCCATCGGATTGGGGCTGGCCAATGCAGTAAACAGACTGCGTTCAAGTGAAGCCAAAAGCAAGGTGGTAATCCTCCTTACCGACGGTGTGAACAATAGCGGTTCCATCACGCCTGAAACAGCTACCGAACTGGCAGAGACCATGGGCGTCCGGGTGTACACGATTGGCGTAGGCACCAAAGGGATGGCTTATGGTCCGATCGGGCAAAGGCCGGATGGGAAAGTGGTATTTGATATGGTTCCGGTAGAGATTGATGAAAAGGTCCTGGGAAGTATCGCTGACAATACGGGCGGTCAATACTTCCGGGCACAGAATGAAAATGAGCTCCGCACGATTTACAAGCAAATCGATCAGCTGGAAAAATCAAAGATCGATGTCACCGAATTTACCGAGAAAGGTGAGGAATTTTTACCCCTTGCCTTGCTAGCCATCGGATTGCTCCTGGCTGAATTCATCCTTAGTCAAACCTTGTTCAGAAGCACACCCTGATGTTCCGTTTTGAACATAGCGAATTTCTGCACGGGCTTTGGATCATCGCCCTGTTGTTTCTTCTTGCAATCCTCGGCGTGCGGATCAGGCGCAGGATTCTGGGTCGCTTTACGGATGAGAAGTTGACTGATCGCCTGGCACCTGACCGATCACGTACCCGTCCCTGGATAAAAACCAGTTTACTGATCATGGCTTTCGCCTTGCTGATCCTGGGCGCTGCCAATCCGCAACTCGGCTCGAAGCTTCAGGAGGCGAAACAGGAAGGGATTGACCTGATGGTGGCCTTCGATCTCTCCAATAGTATGATGGCAGAGGATGTCAAACCCAACAGACTGGAGCAGGCAAAACAAATGGTATCCCGGCTGGTTGAAAAACTGAAGGGAGACAGGATCGGTATCGTGGTGTTCGGAGGCAAAGCATATACACAGCTTCCCATCACGTCCGACTATGCTGCCGCCCGTCTGTACCTGTCAACATTCAATACGGAACTTATCCCCACGCAAGGCACCGCCATCGGTGATGCCATCCGCACATCCATGGAAGCGTTCAGTGAAGACAATGATCACGGCAAAGCCATCCTGGTGATCAGTGACGGGGAGAACCATGAAGATGATGCCATTGAAGCAGCCAAAGAGGCGAACGAAGCCAATGTGATCATCCTTACAATGGGCATCGGTTCACCTGACGGTGGCCCCATCCCCATATACCGTGGAAAAAACATGGTCGGGTATCGGAAAGACCAGGAAGGCAATACGGTGGTGACACGCATGAATGCAACGATGCTACAGGAGGTCGCAGCTGCCGGCCAGGGATCCTATATCACATATACCGGAAGCGAAAGTTCTGCGAAACGCGTTCTTGAAGAGATCGGTAAATTGCAGAAAGGTGAGATCGCCACGAGGTTGTTCACCGATTATGAAGACCGGTTTTACTATCTCTTATGGGCGGCACTTATCCTGCTGGTTGCGGAAACACTGATTCCGGAAAAACGAAGCAAATGGTTCGACAAATGGACAATATGAGACGGATTCCCTCTTTGCTCTGGCTGGCGATACTGTTGGCGGGAGCAGCTACATCCTTTGCTCAGGACGATGCGAAATATATCCGGGAAGGCAATAAACACTATGAAGCGCAGGCTTTCGACAAGGCCGGAGAAGCGTATCAGAAATCCCAAAAGGAAAATCCGGAATCCCGGGAGGCACGATTCAACCTTGGCGATGCCTATTACAAACAAAAGAAATATGAAGAAGCCGCCCAACAATTCAGGAGCCTGGCCAGCGAAGGAAAGGGAGATGAGGCATTCAAAGGAAAAGTTTACCATAATCTTGGAAACACATACCTTCAATCCAGGAAACTGGAAGAAAGCATTGAAGCCTATAAGCAGGCTTTGCGCCTTCAACCGAATGATCCGGAAACCAAGTACAACCTGGCTTATGCGCAATCCCTGCTAAAGAAGCAGCAACAGCAGGATCAGGAAAAACAGGATCAGGAGAATAAGGATAAAGACAAAAAAGACGAAGAGAACAAGGACCAACAGGAAAAAGAAAAGGAAAAAGAGCAAGACGAAAAGAAAGATCAGCAGGACAAGAAAGATCAGCAGGACAAAAAAGATCAGCAGGACGAGAAAAAGAATCAGGAGGACAGCAAGGAATCACAGGAAAAGGAAGGCCAGAAGAACGATGAACAGAAACAGGGAAATAAACCTGATAAGCCCGATAAGATATCCAGGGAAGATGCCGAGCGCTTGCTGGATGCTTTGCAGTATGAGGAAAAGAAATTATTAGATGAACAACAAAAAGTCATCAAAGGCAAAAAAGTACCTGTAGCGAAAGACTGGTAAATGAAAAGCCGCTATCACATATTGAGGTTGACCGGATACATCCTGATCCTGCTAGCCATGGCATGCACAGGATTGCATGCGCAGGTTAGGTTCCAGGCAAGTGTAGACAAGAACCAGGTGGGTGTGGGTGAATACTTCCAGTTGAATTATGAGCTGAATTCCATGGGTAGTGACTTCCGGCCTCCCAGCGTGGCAGGCATCGAAGTGGTTCAGCAGCTCGGCCCTAGCCGGCAAAGCTATAATATCAACGGACAGGTATCTGAAAAATGGACAATGAAATACCTTCTCCAAACCAAGCAGGAAGGTGAAGTGGTTATTCCGCCCGCATCCATTAAGGTCAAGGGAGAAGTATATGAGACAGAAACGATCCGCGTTAAGGTTACCAAGGCAGCGAGCTCAGGCAGCGCTGTTGCCGAATCAGGAGACAAGGATGTTTTCCTTAAACTGGAGAGCTCAAAAAACTCCGCCTATGTCGGTGAAGTACTGACCTTATCATGCTACCTCTACAGCAAAGTAAACATCGGGAATTTCGAACCCTTTGACATTCAAAAAGACGGCTTCCTCCACTTCACCGTACCACCGGTCAGAAAGCCGGGAGAACCCGTATCTGTTAACGGTGTCCGATACACCAGGTGGCGTATGCAAAAAGACATCCTTGTGCCTCAGAAAGCCGGTCAACTCGAGATCCCCGCCATCTCTACCACCTTTTATGTGCAAGAGGCTATTCCAGGGCGCCGGTCGTGGGCGGATGCCATATTCGGCACACCCACCCGAAACGTTCCCAGATCGGTAAAGACCCCCCCGATGAGGTTTAACATCAAGCCCTTGCCGGAGGAAGGAAAGCCGGTAGGGTTTACCGGTGCAGTGGGTGATCTGCGCATGAAAGTTGAAACGGACCGCAACCGCCTGAAAGCAAACGAAGCTGTTACGCTTACCATTACGCTTTCCGGTAACGGCAATTTACAGTTACTGGAAACGCCCCATCCGGATTTCTCGGCATCTTTTGAGGTTTACGACCCGAAGAAATCCGAGAACATATCCATCAATGAAAATGGCATCTCCGGGAGTGTAAAATTCGAGTATGTGCTGATCCCGCGACGGGACGGAAAGATCACCATTCCATCATTCCCGTTTCACTATTTCAATCCGGTCAGATCCAGTTACGTAACCCTGGAGTCCCCGGAATTTGTCATTGAAGTTGAACCCGGAAGCGCACCCCATACCAATGCGGTTCGTGCACCCGGACAACCGGAAATGATCGGAGATGACATCCGTTATATTCACACCGGAAATGGCCAGCTTGCTTCCATTGACAACAATTTCTTCGCATCCGCCACCCACCTGGCACTGTCAGGTTTACCGGTGCTGGCGTTGTTCTGGCTGATCGGATATGCCCGGAAAAGAAAGCGCGAAGACGCCGATGTACAGGGAAGCCAAAGCCGGAAGGCTCGGAAAATGGCACGTAAAAGATTGGCCAAAGCGGAATCCCTGCTGAAAGCAAATCAAAAGGAAGGTTATTATGAAGAAGTCCACAAGGCATTGTGGAACTACGTAGGCCACCGGTTACGCATCGAACCGGCAGATCTGTCTATGGAAAAGGCCCTTGATTCTCTCAAATCCGGAGGCGTAGATGATGATACGGTTGCTTCACTCGGCAGGTTGATCGGGCAATGTGAAATGGCACGTTATGCACCTCCCGGCAGTATCGGTGAATTGGAGAACTTCCTGGAGCAATCGATCCAGGTAATCGCTAAAATTGAAAACCAGTTGCAATGAAACGGTTGATCATACATACGCTTGCCTTGCTCTTCACCGCGTTATCAGCCATTGCACATCCTTCGTTTGAAGAAGGCAACAAATACTATGCGGAAGGCAAGTACAGCGACGCCATCAAAGCCTATGAACAAGTATATGAAGACGGATACCAAAGTGCCGATTTATACTACAACCTCGGAAATGCATACACCAAACTTAAGCAAACCGGGAAGGCCATTCTATACTACGAGAAGGCCCTGAAGTTGGAACCGGGACACGAAGATGCCCGCAACAACCTGGAGTGGATCAGTGCACAGACCCGCGACCGCATCGAGGTCATCCCAACCCTTTTCTACCAACGATGGATTCAAAGTTTCACATCTTTGTTTCAGCCTGCAGGATGGGCATGGATAACACTCTTATTTGAATGGCTGGCAGCCGGCGGATTTTCACTTTACCTGCTGATGAAGAACCGGCGTATTGCACGCAATCTTTTCTACCTGTCCTGTATGTTGGTCACTTTTACCATCATTGCATGGGTAGCCGGTTCAGGAAGACTGCATCAGATTAACCGTTCGGATTCTGGCGTCATCATGTCCTCCTCCGCTGTGGTAAGAGCTGCACCGAACGGTACCGGCAGTGAGTTGTTCATCCTGCATGAAGGTGCCGTATGTGATGTACTGGAGCAAGATCAGGATTGGATGAAGGTAAGACTCACCAACGGTAAAGAAGGATGGGTCGAAGCCGAAGCGATGGAGATGATTTAAAAGTTTAAGGTTGAAAGTTTAAGGTTGAAAGTTTAAGGTTCCTGGTTGGCTAACTGCATACCAATCGTTTGACCGGAGTCTTCCGATGAAAAAGATACTGCTGATATCAGATACACACGGCTACCTTGACCCGAGGTTGATGCCACATATCACCTGGGCGGACGAGGTATGGCATGCAGGTGATATCGGCAAGGAGTCGGTTCTGGATGCCATCGAGGCCTTGAAGCCCGTAAGAGCCGTCTGGGGAAATATCGACAGTGGAGAAATGCGCCGCCGGCTTAAAGAGGAGCTACGGTTTGACTGCGAGGGAATGGATGTGTGGATGACCCATATCGGCGGTTATCCGGGAAGGTATGACCGGAGGATCGTTGAAAGGTTGAAAAAGGATCCTCCCGGTATGTTCATTTGCGGACATTCGCATATCCTGAAAGTGATTTACGACAAGAATCTGCAACTGCTCCATGTGAATCCGGGCGCTGCGGGTAAACATGGCATTCATCATGTGATCACCGCCATCCGGATGGAAATTGATCAGGGCAAGGTGAAGGAACTAAGTATCGTAGAGTGGCCCAGAAAAAACATCAGCGGATCCGATCCATCGAACGAACCAACTCCTCGTCTTTCCGGATCGCCCGAAGGGCAAGAATAACAAATACCACAGACACAACGGGAAGTACCGTGACCGGTGACATCTCAAACACCCAGGCTTCATTATGACTGATGATGGCATAGGCGTAGTAGAATATCGCCACCTGAAAGATCAACAAGGCCACCAGAATAATTCTTCCAATCAGCATCTGACGTGTCCTGTTCTTATAAAGCAATACAGTTACAAATGAGAGCAGGATTGATAGAGACAGCAGCACAAACAACGGAACGGTGAATAACTTTACATTCCCGCTAAGTCCGTCCATTAATCCATATACATAAAATGGAGCCGCTTCTTCAGCTTCTGCCATTTTAACTTCGCCCAAAGGAAAATAAAGCAGAGGCATCACAAAACCCGCAGCCAGAATAAGAAAAACAGTTTGAATCCGTTGCAACATAACGAGCGCGAAATTGACAATTTTTTTTTGATCTCAACTTGCAATCCATGAATTATTTGTAATATTGCATTGTCTTTACTCAGTTCCTGCACGCATTTCAAAGGCGGGAAAAACCAGCAAATGACATACAAAGTAGTTTAAACGGAAGGTTAGCACCGCGGGAAGGCATTATTGTTCATTACAAGAATTGATCGCAATACAGCACTGAAATCATCCTACTCAATCATAAAATTTACCCCTTTACTTATTCCAAAATTACCAAGGCATGTATAGTATCCTTGAACTGAACGACAAACTGGTCGCCGAGTTAAAAGAAATAGCCAAAGCATTAAATATCCCTGATTACAATGCACTCCGCAAACAGGAGTTGATCTATAAAATACTTGACCAACAAGCCATTTCTCCCCAAAAAACTGCCAACGCAACAATCGCGATGAAGGAAGAAAAAAAAGCCGACCAAGCGAAAGAGACAACCACGGATCAACCATCCAACACTCCGTCTCCTGAAAAAACAGAAAAACCGGTAGAAGCAAAACAGCAGTCTCCCCAAGCAAGTGCTGAAGAGAAAAGTCGGCCACCACGGTCTGAGAAACCCACAGAGGAAAAAAGAGAACAACAGGAGAAAGTAAGTTCGGAATCAGCTCCATCTTCTTCCAACCACTCCAGAAACGAGGGAGGAAAACCATCTCAGAGTAATGGTCAGAACCACAGCGACCGGTCTTCCAACCAGAATAACGATCGTCAAAGGAACTTTCAACAGCAGAGACCGCAGCGTCAGGAGAAAAAAACACCACCGGAAGATCTGTTCGATTTCGATGGCATCATCGTTAGTGAGGGTGTACTTGAAATCATGCCTGATGGCTACGGATTCCTCAGGTCATCCGACTACAACTACCTGACCTCACCCGATGATATTTATGTTTCCCAGTCACAGATCAAATTATTCGGTTTGAAAACCGGTGATACCGTTCGGGGAAGCATCAGACCTCCAAAGGAAGGTGAAAAGTATTTCCCGCTGATCAAAGTTGAAAAGATCAATGGAAGGGAACCTGACTACGTTAGGGATCGCGTACCTTTTGATCACCTGACACCCCTGTTCCCGTTTGAGAAGCTACAGCTTACCGGACATCGTAAAAGCAACTTGTCCACCCGTGTTATGGATCTCTTTACCCCTATCGGTAAAGGACAACGCGGATTGATTGTTGCGCAACCAAAAACCGGTAAAACCACTTTATTGAAAGATGTGGCCAATGCCATTGCAGAAAATCATCCGGAAGTTTACCTGCTGGTATTGCTGATCGATGAACGTCCAGAAGAGGTGACAGACATGGCCAGAAGCGTTCGTGCGGAGGTTATTTCATCAACGTTTGATGAGCCTGCAGAACGCCATGTAAAAGTGGCCAACATTGTTCTGGAGAAAGCCAAACGCATGGTGGAATGCGGACATGATGTTGTGATCCTGCTGGATTCCATCACCCGTCTGGCACGTGCTTATAACACTGTTTCACCGGCATCCGGCAAAGTGCTTTCCGGTGGTGTTGATGCCAACGCTCTTCACAAACCCAAGCGCTTCTTCGGTGCGGCCCGGAAAATTGAAAACGGCGGCTCATTAACCATCCTCGCTACTGCCCTTACAGAGACAGGTTCCAAAATGGATGATGTGATCTTTGAAGAGTTCAAAGGAACCGGTAACATGGAGCTGCAACTCGACAGAAAGATCTCCAACAAGCGTATCTACCCTGCCATCGATATCGTTACGTCAAGCACCCGTCGCGAAGATCTCCTCCTGGACAAAGAAGTACTGCCACGTATATGGGTGCTTCGCAATCACCTGTCCGATATGAACGCGGTGGAAGCCATGGAGTTCTTATTGGATAGAATGAGGCATACCAAGACCAACGAAGAGTTCCTGGTCTCCATGAACAGCTAGAAAGCACGTATCAATTCCGGGACTTGTTCAGCTGTGCAAGGGCACCGCTACCCATCACCCATATCAGGGTGAGGATTCCCAGGACAAGAAACATTCCTCCGGCCATCCACAAGGCATGGTCCAGCGAATATACATCCGCTAACCAGCCAAGAAAAGGGGAGGCTATCGCAGCGATACAGCGAATTACAAAACTGCGGATGGAAAGGACGGTAGCACGCATTCCTGCCGGACAAAGGATATTGATATAGCTTCTCATCAGTGGCGTCGCCAATCCGCGGATGGCATAAAAGATCGAAAACAATATCAACACGTACCAATTCCCAAAGAATGGCATGCACAAAAATCCACCGGTGATGCCACACAGCATCACCCATGCCATTGTACGTTTGCCAAATTTATCATCCAGATGGCCGGAAAAATATGCGGTGATACCAACAATGAATTGCAAACCGGTCCACATAAACCCAAACCAAAAGACCGGCAAACCTATTCGCTGAAAGGTCGGTTGCAGGAAAATCTTTGCCATCAACAACGTGGCAACGCCAAGCACCGCCGAATACATCATCACCGCACTTAACGCCTTATTTTCCGTTGAAAGAAATCGCAGGATCTCTCTGACAGGAGTGATCTTTCTATTTTCCGGGTCAGTGACTTCCGCTTCCTTCAAACTCCAGGCTACGGGAACCGCGATGAGAGAAACAGCACACTGAGCAATGTACGGGTAACGCAAACTAATACCTGCCAATATTCCTCCGGCTATACCAGCCAGGCCTTCTGCAAAATTCCCTATAGATACGACCCTCCCTTCATGGCGGATATAGGTGGCTTCCTTACCAGTGGCTTTCAGTGATTCAAACAACAAGGCGGAATCTGTTCCTGATACAAAACTCATGCCTACGCCCAAACAAATTTCCGCCAGGAGTAACCATAAGAATGATGAAGCGAACGTGTATAGGAGAAAGCCGGTAAATGTGGCTGTGGTGCCAATGATCAGGGTATTGCGCCTGCCATAGCGATCGGAAAAATAACCCGATGGTATTTCCAGTATAGCAATGGTCAGGTAGTATCCGGATTGTAGCAGTGTAATCTCCCGCAGGGTCAGGCCCAGGTCTTCATAGAATAGGATGAAGATGGGCATGAAGAGCATGAACCATCTTGAAACTTTCAGGACATATAATTTCCAGATGTTACCGGCAACAGCTTGCATGCCTGCAAAGGTAAGCATGTAATGGATTCAGAATCCGCAAATAGCGTATACACCCTAAACTTTAGGCCTCATCGTATTGCGGATCAGCGCTACTTCACGCTGAAGATCAACGACTGCCTGGGCGAGTTCGTCACGGCTCAGGTTAGGCTCAGGAAGTTCTGCGCTGATATAATGTTCGAAGCGCCATATCTCACTTACTTCGGCCACGTTGATCGCGTACGGTTCATAGGCCGGATTGGTGGAACACAAAAGGAAGGTATTGTCTTTTTCCAATTGATTGGTCACCATTTTAAATACGATCCCGTCATTCTGGGTGATAATGATACAAGGTTCACCATCCTTGATCCTGTTCCAGTTCTGCACAAAGGATGCCGTTACCCATGAGCCCGGTGAGACGGGTGGCATTGAATCTCCTTTGATCGGGAATGTTCGGTACTTTCTTTCCCTGGGCATAAATGGGAGTCTGAAAGTGGGCAGCACTTTAATATAATCCGGATCGGCGAAGCCACGGGTATAACCGGCACTGGCTTCTACAGGCACCAGCTCGATATTCTCGAGGCCATCCTGATCCACCGTGGTCGATAAGACCCGTAGCTTCTTGCCATCCGTGTCAATGGTAACCCCCTTTTCAAGATCTGTCAGGGCTTTCTCGGAAAGTGCCGAGAGATCTTTCCTGATCAGAATATCCAAAGGGATCTGAACCAAATCCGCCAGTACGACCAACACCTCCAGATTGGGCTGGGCATGCCCGAGTTCATAACCACTTAATGAGGCGCGTTTCACACCCAATTCAAGGGCCATTTCCTCCTGGGAAAGCCCTTTCCTTTGCCGGAGAATTTGCATGTTGCCTGCTAAAAAATGTACAGGCTCATGTCCGGTTGACGACTTTTTTATCATGGGAATGACGGATTTATCGTCAAATATAACAGATTCTCCTGAACAAAAAAAGCCCCCCGTTGTGCGGGAGGCTTTTTGCATTGGTTTACCAAAAAACCGAGCAACTTTTATTTCTCAAACTTCACGTATCCTTCAGGCACCTTGAACTTATCGTCGCCTACGGCTTGCTTGGTGATCTTTGTCACCTCCATACGGGTACGTTCTTCCCTGAGCAGTGAATATTCAACTGACAAAAAGGGAAATGAGGCTTCCACACCGTCCAGGACGAGGTAGTAGACCATCGCATTTTCTTTTCTGTTGACTGTTGTAACCAGATTCAAAAAGAACCCGAACTCTCCTGGTGCCAGCCAGTAGGTCACTTCTGTATTCTTTGCCTTATTCCGAACACGAACCTGTTCGCATTCATAACCATGAATGGATTTCTTGTTGCCTGTCTTGATCACTTCGTAGTCGCTTTTAGTACCCGGATCAATCGGTGAGTTGTTTACATCCATGTACAGTTTCCTGTCCGGGCTCAACGCGAGCAATGTTTTCTCCTTCAGATCCACCAGCATCACACCTTTCACTTCTCCCTTCACCGTATTCTCAATCCTGATCTTGTCTCCCTTCACATAATACACATAATTGGATGTATCCGTGGTGGTCATTTTTACGAACTCGATGACACCTTCGAAGTCACCGGCCGAACTTGAACTGATGCCCGCAGCTAACATAACTACAAGCAACACAAACGATCTGATGGTTTTTTTCATGGTAAGAATTGATTTCAATCCGTGAACAAATTAACTCTTTTTTAATTAAGATAACAAAACAAATGCCACTAACGCAACGGTTTTGATATCAACATCTTAATGTTGATATCAATCCCATTATGGTTCTGAAAGTTCCGGATTGAAAAGAAAACCGTAGTCGGACAGTGTCTTCAGAAAAGCGATCAGATCCGCCTTTTCATCGGGTGATAACTGCACTCCGCCTTTGTGAACATTTTTCATCAATGGGTCAATGGTGGCGGAGTTTACCAAACCCTCACTGTAAAAGTCTATCACTTCCTCCAGCGTCTTGAATCTTCCGTCGTGCATATAAGGGGCGGTAAACTCAATATTCCTCAGTGTGGGGGTTTTAAATTTACCCCGGTCCTTGGCAAGTCCTGTTACCGCCTCCCTGCCCACGTCGGAAAAAACGGAATCAAGGCCATTGTTATGGAAGATATTATCCATAAACAATCCACCAGTCACCGGGTGACAATGGAAGCAATCTCCTTTCTCAGTGGTATATATCTCCCTGCCTCTTAATTCTTCCTCTGTAAAGAAGTCCTCGTTACGGAGAATCTTATCATAGCGGCTATCTGCAGAAATCATGATCCTTTC
The sequence above is a segment of the Flavobacteriales bacterium genome. Coding sequences within it:
- a CDS encoding VWA domain-containing protein: MKDITFAYPWVFLALLLIPVLVFLYFSKLRHARPALILSSLPYIPREKAGLRSRLVHVPFFLRLLTLAVIITALARPQSSLSQRSISTEGIDIVVAMDISSSMLARDFKPDRLESSKRLASEFIERRPNDRIGLVVFAGESFTQCPLTTDHSILINRFGSIRVGLLQDGTAIGLGLANAVNRLRSSEAKSKVVILLTDGVNNSGSITPETATELAETMGVRVYTIGVGTKGMAYGPIGQRPDGKVVFDMVPVEIDEKVLGSIADNTGGQYFRAQNENELRTIYKQIDQLEKSKIDVTEFTEKGEEFLPLALLAIGLLLAEFILSQTLFRSTP
- a CDS encoding VWA domain-containing protein, with product MFRFEHSEFLHGLWIIALLFLLAILGVRIRRRILGRFTDEKLTDRLAPDRSRTRPWIKTSLLIMAFALLILGAANPQLGSKLQEAKQEGIDLMVAFDLSNSMMAEDVKPNRLEQAKQMVSRLVEKLKGDRIGIVVFGGKAYTQLPITSDYAAARLYLSTFNTELIPTQGTAIGDAIRTSMEAFSEDNDHGKAILVISDGENHEDDAIEAAKEANEANVIILTMGIGSPDGGPIPIYRGKNMVGYRKDQEGNTVVTRMNATMLQEVAAAGQGSYITYTGSESSAKRVLEEIGKLQKGEIATRLFTDYEDRFYYLLWAALILLVAETLIPEKRSKWFDKWTI
- a CDS encoding tetratricopeptide repeat protein translates to MKRLIIHTLALLFTALSAIAHPSFEEGNKYYAEGKYSDAIKAYEQVYEDGYQSADLYYNLGNAYTKLKQTGKAILYYEKALKLEPGHEDARNNLEWISAQTRDRIEVIPTLFYQRWIQSFTSLFQPAGWAWITLLFEWLAAGGFSLYLLMKNRRIARNLFYLSCMLVTFTIIAWVAGSGRLHQINRSDSGVIMSSSAVVRAAPNGTGSELFILHEGAVCDVLEQDQDWMKVRLTNGKEGWVEAEAMEMI
- a CDS encoding MFS transporter, producing MLTFAGMQAVAGNIWKLYVLKVSRWFMLFMPIFILFYEDLGLTLREITLLQSGYYLTIAILEIPSGYFSDRYGRRNTLIIGTTATFTGFLLYTFASSFLWLLLAEICLGVGMSFVSGTDSALLFESLKATGKEATYIRHEGRVVSIGNFAEGLAGIAGGILAGISLRYPYIAQCAVSLIAVPVAWSLKEAEVTDPENRKITPVREILRFLSTENKALSAVMMYSAVLGVATLLMAKIFLQPTFQRIGLPVFWFGFMWTGLQFIVGITAYFSGHLDDKFGKRTMAWVMLCGITGGFLCMPFFGNWYVLILFSIFYAIRGLATPLMRSYINILCPAGMRATVLSIRSFVIRCIAAIASPFLGWLADVYSLDHALWMAGGMFLVLGILTLIWVMGSGALAQLNKSRN
- a CDS encoding metallophosphoesterase family protein yields the protein MKKILLISDTHGYLDPRLMPHITWADEVWHAGDIGKESVLDAIEALKPVRAVWGNIDSGEMRRRLKEELRFDCEGMDVWMTHIGGYPGRYDRRIVERLKKDPPGMFICGHSHILKVIYDKNLQLLHVNPGAAGKHGIHHVITAIRMEIDQGKVKELSIVEWPRKNISGSDPSNEPTPRLSGSPEGQE
- a CDS encoding protein BatD, coding for MKSRYHILRLTGYILILLAMACTGLHAQVRFQASVDKNQVGVGEYFQLNYELNSMGSDFRPPSVAGIEVVQQLGPSRQSYNINGQVSEKWTMKYLLQTKQEGEVVIPPASIKVKGEVYETETIRVKVTKAASSGSAVAESGDKDVFLKLESSKNSAYVGEVLTLSCYLYSKVNIGNFEPFDIQKDGFLHFTVPPVRKPGEPVSVNGVRYTRWRMQKDILVPQKAGQLEIPAISTTFYVQEAIPGRRSWADAIFGTPTRNVPRSVKTPPMRFNIKPLPEEGKPVGFTGAVGDLRMKVETDRNRLKANEAVTLTITLSGNGNLQLLETPHPDFSASFEVYDPKKSENISINENGISGSVKFEYVLIPRRDGKITIPSFPFHYFNPVRSSYVTLESPEFVIEVEPGSAPHTNAVRAPGQPEMIGDDIRYIHTGNGQLASIDNNFFASATHLALSGLPVLALFWLIGYARKRKREDADVQGSQSRKARKMARKRLAKAESLLKANQKEGYYEEVHKALWNYVGHRLRIEPADLSMEKALDSLKSGGVDDDTVASLGRLIGQCEMARYAPPGSIGELENFLEQSIQVIAKIENQLQ
- a CDS encoding tetratricopeptide repeat protein, which produces MVRQMDNMRRIPSLLWLAILLAGAATSFAQDDAKYIREGNKHYEAQAFDKAGEAYQKSQKENPESREARFNLGDAYYKQKKYEEAAQQFRSLASEGKGDEAFKGKVYHNLGNTYLQSRKLEESIEAYKQALRLQPNDPETKYNLAYAQSLLKKQQQQDQEKQDQENKDKDKKDEENKDQQEKEKEKEQDEKKDQQDKKDQQDKKDQQDEKKNQEDSKESQEKEGQKNDEQKQGNKPDKPDKISREDAERLLDALQYEEKKLLDEQQKVIKGKKVPVAKDW
- a CDS encoding DUF4293 domain-containing protein produces the protein MLQRIQTVFLILAAGFVMPLLYFPLGEVKMAEAEEAAPFYVYGLMDGLSGNVKLFTVPLFVLLSLSILLSFVTVLLYKNRTRQMLIGRIILVALLIFQVAIFYYAYAIISHNEAWVFEMSPVTVLPVVSVVFVILALRAIRKDEELVRSMDRIR
- the rho gene encoding transcription termination factor Rho; protein product: MYSILELNDKLVAELKEIAKALNIPDYNALRKQELIYKILDQQAISPQKTANATIAMKEEKKADQAKETTTDQPSNTPSPEKTEKPVEAKQQSPQASAEEKSRPPRSEKPTEEKREQQEKVSSESAPSSSNHSRNEGGKPSQSNGQNHSDRSSNQNNDRQRNFQQQRPQRQEKKTPPEDLFDFDGIIVSEGVLEIMPDGYGFLRSSDYNYLTSPDDIYVSQSQIKLFGLKTGDTVRGSIRPPKEGEKYFPLIKVEKINGREPDYVRDRVPFDHLTPLFPFEKLQLTGHRKSNLSTRVMDLFTPIGKGQRGLIVAQPKTGKTTLLKDVANAIAENHPEVYLLVLLIDERPEEVTDMARSVRAEVISSTFDEPAERHVKVANIVLEKAKRMVECGHDVVILLDSITRLARAYNTVSPASGKVLSGGVDANALHKPKRFFGAARKIENGGSLTILATALTETGSKMDDVIFEEFKGTGNMELQLDRKISNKRIYPAIDIVTSSTRREDLLLDKEVLPRIWVLRNHLSDMNAVEAMEFLLDRMRHTKTNEEFLVSMNS